One region of Streptomyces davaonensis JCM 4913 genomic DNA includes:
- a CDS encoding TIGR04222 domain-containing membrane protein, translated as MRTGARRTAVGNGDTGLGMYDIAFLAGREERVVDSAVIALAERGLVVVSASRVRAVGDEAPEHAVERAVFTSCPHSRSIAAVRRALEHSSPVEEIGRRLSSRGLLSRSGRRLTRRGRRMLKAAARDDSVPAFVFEGPAALAPGPVRRNVMASHTIPAGLGRYLARMGRALDDEGSGVGSDTTTESGGGFSCGGGGGSGD; from the coding sequence GCGGTGGGGAACGGGGACACGGGACTTGGGATGTATGACATCGCCTTCCTCGCGGGGAGGGAGGAACGGGTGGTGGACAGCGCCGTGATCGCGCTGGCGGAGCGCGGGCTCGTGGTCGTGAGCGCCTCGCGCGTGCGGGCCGTGGGCGATGAGGCGCCCGAACATGCCGTTGAGCGTGCGGTGTTCACGTCGTGCCCGCACAGCAGAAGCATCGCGGCTGTCCGGCGGGCGCTGGAACACTCCTCCCCGGTCGAGGAGATAGGCCGTCGGCTCAGCTCACGGGGCCTGCTGAGCCGTTCCGGTCGTCGACTCACACGGCGTGGCCGACGGATGCTGAAGGCGGCCGCGCGGGACGACAGCGTGCCGGCCTTCGTGTTCGAGGGCCCCGCGGCCCTGGCGCCGGGGCCGGTCCGGCGCAATGTCATGGCCAGCCACACAATCCCCGCAGGCCTCGGCCGCTACCTGGCTCGCATGGGAAGAGCCCTGGACGACGAGGGCTCCGGCGTCGGCTCGGACACGACCACCGAATCCGGGGGCGGATTCAGCTGCGGAGGCGGAGGTGGCAGCGGGGATTGA
- a CDS encoding CGNR zinc finger domain-containing protein, with protein sequence MLRPSWTGYVSTHPRFVTCQGGDAHRSVPQRSARFEMFVTPERLNAWYMESGLLDAITPGTEDDVREATAVREAVYRLVTDRRLGEEFDREALAVVNAGARKTPVIPQLTLGGRHAEGTTGQALATVARHAVELLSGPDVPLMKECGNPECTRVHIDRSRGMRRQWCGMESCGNKIKAAAYRARKKTAPTASAH encoded by the coding sequence GTGCTTCGTCCGTCGTGGACGGGCTACGTCAGCACGCATCCCCGATTCGTCACCTGTCAAGGCGGTGACGCACATCGCTCCGTCCCGCAACGCTCGGCCCGGTTCGAGATGTTCGTGACGCCGGAGCGGCTGAACGCCTGGTACATGGAGTCCGGCCTGTTGGACGCGATCACTCCCGGTACGGAGGACGACGTCCGGGAGGCCACGGCCGTACGCGAGGCCGTCTACCGGCTCGTCACCGACCGTCGGCTCGGCGAGGAGTTCGACCGGGAGGCACTCGCCGTGGTCAACGCCGGCGCGCGCAAGACACCCGTGATACCCCAGCTCACCCTGGGCGGCCGCCACGCCGAGGGAACAACCGGGCAGGCGCTGGCGACCGTCGCCCGACACGCCGTCGAGCTGCTCAGCGGCCCGGACGTCCCGTTGATGAAGGAGTGCGGCAACCCCGAGTGCACCCGGGTCCACATCGACCGCTCCCGGGGCATGCGGCGCCAGTGGTGCGGCATGGAGTCCTGCGGCAACAAGATCAAGGCCGCCGCGTACCGCGCCCGCAAGAAGACGGCCCCCACCGCGAGCGCGCACTGA
- a CDS encoding CbtA family protein, producing the protein MNSAIVRALLVRGMLAGLGAGVLAFVFAYFVGEGSVDAAIAFEESNSHHAEGGEELVSRSVQSTAGLATGVLVFGVAVGGIAALAFCFALGRIGRFGARATGALTALAAFLTVYLVPTLKYPANPPAVGDPDTLNQRTALYFLMIALSILLGITAVLLGRRLAPAWGNWNASIAAGLAFVAAVTVAMVFLPAGDNVPNGFPATDLWEFRMASLGVQALLWAAFGLLFGFLAERVLEPRAATAPAGRGAEVSVPAA; encoded by the coding sequence ATGAACTCCGCCATTGTGCGTGCCCTGTTGGTGCGCGGCATGCTCGCGGGCCTCGGCGCCGGCGTGCTGGCCTTCGTCTTCGCGTACTTCGTCGGCGAGGGGTCGGTCGACGCGGCGATCGCGTTCGAGGAGTCGAACTCCCACCACGCCGAAGGCGGGGAGGAGTTGGTGAGCCGGTCGGTGCAGTCGACCGCGGGTCTTGCCACCGGCGTCCTCGTCTTCGGCGTGGCCGTCGGCGGCATCGCCGCTCTCGCCTTCTGCTTCGCGCTGGGCCGGATCGGCCGGTTCGGCGCCCGGGCCACGGGCGCGCTGACCGCACTCGCCGCGTTTCTCACCGTCTACCTGGTCCCCACCCTGAAGTACCCGGCGAACCCGCCCGCCGTCGGTGACCCCGACACTCTCAATCAGCGGACCGCTCTGTACTTCCTGATGATCGCGCTGAGCATCCTGCTCGGCATCACGGCCGTCCTGCTGGGCCGTCGGCTCGCTCCCGCGTGGGGCAACTGGAACGCCTCCATCGCCGCCGGGCTGGCCTTCGTGGCGGCCGTGACGGTCGCGATGGTGTTCCTGCCGGCCGGGGACAACGTCCCCAACGGCTTCCCGGCCACGGATCTGTGGGAGTTCCGCATGGCCTCCCTCGGCGTCCAGGCCCTGCTCTGGGCCGCCTTCGGCCTGCTCTTCGGTTTCCTGGCCGAGCGTGTGCTGGAACCGAGGGCGGCCACTGCCCCGGCCGGAAGGGGCGCTGAGGTCTCCGTACCCGCTGCCTGA
- a CDS encoding CbtB domain-containing protein translates to MAQSTAAPAPTALPVAAPLPVRAILPWALFFGLLMLVLLYFVGAEQGAFAVFSGEGIHEWVHDGRHLLGFPCH, encoded by the coding sequence ATGGCGCAGTCCACTGCCGCCCCCGCCCCCACCGCTCTGCCCGTCGCAGCCCCGCTGCCCGTTCGCGCCATCCTGCCCTGGGCCCTGTTCTTCGGCCTCTTGATGCTCGTCCTGCTCTACTTCGTCGGCGCCGAGCAGGGCGCCTTCGCCGTCTTCTCCGGCGAGGGCATCCATGAATGGGTGCACGACGGCCGTCATCTGCTCGGCTTCCCCTGCCACTGA
- a CDS encoding histidine phosphatase family protein — MTIRLTLLCAAAPTRREVRFADDTPLDERAQRQTRATAPTLPAATAHRTAPSQRCRQTAEALGWDPLITEPALRDMDMGHWYGRTPEELATADPSAFAAWLSDPEAAPHGGESVADVCRRVAGWLDALPADTGRMVAVVEQSVARAAVLCALSAPPTSFWRIDVPPLGAVQLTGRAGRWNLRMGAVGGMADG, encoded by the coding sequence ATGACGATCCGGCTCACGCTGTTGTGCGCCGCCGCACCGACGAGGCGCGAGGTGCGCTTCGCCGACGACACCCCGCTCGACGAACGGGCACAGCGCCAGACGCGCGCGACCGCCCCCACCCTCCCCGCGGCCACCGCCCACCGCACCGCACCCTCACAGCGCTGCCGTCAGACCGCCGAGGCCCTCGGCTGGGACCCCCTCATCACCGAACCGGCGCTGCGGGACATGGACATGGGCCACTGGTACGGCCGCACCCCGGAGGAACTCGCCACGGCGGACCCCTCCGCATTCGCCGCCTGGTTGAGCGACCCGGAGGCCGCCCCGCACGGCGGCGAGTCCGTGGCGGACGTGTGCCGGAGGGTCGCCGGCTGGCTCGACGCGCTGCCGGCCGACACCGGGCGGATGGTGGCCGTCGTCGAACAGTCGGTGGCCCGTGCCGCGGTGCTCTGCGCACTGTCCGCCCCACCCACGTCGTTCTGGCGCATCGACGTACCGCCCCTGGGCGCCGTGCAGCTCACCGGGCGGGCGGGACGGTGGAACCTGCGGATGGGTGCCGTCGGGGGAATGGCGGACGGCTGA
- a CDS encoding RNA polymerase sigma factor, whose protein sequence is MRRTGLPLGRLSDEALLAGLASGAPEIALAFVRRFQRMVFGIAVAVVDDPQLAEDIAQQAFERAWRHAQVYDSRRGSVKTWLATITHNLAIDAVRARNATPVSPEDLDELLGTVTRTPEQWALADDAASRIRAAVAGLPREQARAVVMARIYGMTARQISESEGIPLGTAKTRIRTAMGKLRTVLGPERADHD, encoded by the coding sequence ATGCGGAGAACGGGCCTGCCGCTCGGGCGGCTCTCGGACGAGGCACTGCTGGCGGGACTGGCGTCCGGCGCCCCGGAGATCGCCCTCGCTTTCGTCCGCCGGTTCCAGCGCATGGTCTTCGGTATCGCCGTCGCCGTGGTCGACGACCCCCAGCTCGCCGAGGACATCGCCCAGCAGGCCTTCGAACGCGCCTGGCGGCACGCGCAGGTCTACGACTCCCGGCGCGGATCGGTGAAGACGTGGCTCGCGACGATCACGCACAACCTGGCGATCGACGCCGTCCGCGCGCGCAACGCGACCCCGGTCTCCCCCGAGGACCTCGACGAACTGCTCGGCACAGTGACCCGGACGCCGGAACAGTGGGCGCTGGCCGACGACGCGGCGTCGCGGATACGGGCCGCGGTGGCAGGGCTGCCGCGTGAGCAGGCGCGGGCCGTGGTGATGGCCCGGATCTACGGCATGACCGCACGGCAGATCTCCGAATCGGAGGGGATCCCCCTGGGCACCGCGAAAACACGGATCAGGACGGCGATGGGGAAGCTTCGGACCGTTCTGGGACCCGAGCGAGCCGATCATGACTGA
- a CDS encoding cupredoxin domain-containing protein, whose amino-acid sequence MATTFMTFGRRYVGPGLAAGVLAAGLVACGGGNGDDSDTGSASSGTRVDVTMTDFRLKLSRTTLTAGDYTFVATNDGSHDHALEIEGAGTEDRTRTLEPGESANLTITLKDGTYEVYCPVDDHKDMGMKSELTVGGTSSPNTDTDTGTNGGYGY is encoded by the coding sequence ATGGCGACGACGTTCATGACGTTCGGGCGCAGGTACGTCGGGCCCGGGCTGGCCGCCGGAGTACTGGCGGCCGGCCTCGTGGCGTGCGGAGGCGGAAACGGAGACGACAGCGATACCGGCTCGGCCTCGTCGGGCACCCGGGTGGACGTCACGATGACCGACTTCAGGCTGAAGCTGTCCCGAACGACGCTCACAGCGGGCGACTACACCTTCGTGGCCACGAATGACGGAAGCCACGACCACGCCCTGGAGATCGAGGGGGCCGGAACGGAGGACAGGACGAGGACGCTGGAGCCCGGAGAGTCGGCGAACCTCACCATCACGCTGAAGGACGGCACGTACGAGGTCTACTGCCCCGTCGACGATCACAAGGACATGGGCATGAAGTCCGAGCTCACTGTCGGCGGCACCTCTTCACCCAACACCGACACTGACACCGGCACGAACGGTGGCTATGGCTACTGA
- a CDS encoding MFS transporter, with protein sequence MSAINPRRWWALLVLAAAQFMVIMDTSIIGVALPEMQKDLGFSQGELQWVFNAYVIAFGGLLLLGGRLSDLIGARKIFSAGWVVLIVGSIVAAAAQTAWVEVVGRAVQGVGGALIAPSAMTLLMMLFAHDPKELGKAMALYGAAAPAGGTAGVFLGGLFTEWLSWPWIFVIYVPIGVATLAATKLLPDVGSSRGAVDVLGAAAVTGGLALAVFAVVRAPEAGWTATGTVLQLTGAAALLVLFLVIQKTVREPLMPLGIWRVPRLGSANLAMALLGAAWIPMWYFLNLYLQQVLGYGAFASGAALLPMTGLLMIFMTTITARLLAKFGAKALIGAGLLVLAAGLLWLSAVEPTGTFVVDVLPASLVAALGMSLAYIPAMMAAMSGAPQAQAGLASGIVNTTYQVGSALGLAALTAVATSQGAGRLGNLPALTAGFSAAFAWAAAIAAVGGLVTLLAMRGDRAAAEEAAVASGARGDKAAV encoded by the coding sequence ATGTCAGCCATCAATCCCAGACGCTGGTGGGCGCTCCTCGTGCTCGCCGCCGCGCAGTTCATGGTGATCATGGACACGTCGATCATCGGGGTGGCGCTCCCCGAGATGCAGAAGGACCTCGGCTTCTCGCAGGGCGAGCTGCAATGGGTCTTCAACGCGTACGTCATCGCCTTCGGTGGGCTTCTGCTGCTCGGCGGCCGTCTCTCCGACCTCATCGGCGCGCGCAAGATCTTCAGCGCCGGATGGGTCGTGCTGATCGTCGGCTCGATCGTCGCGGCCGCCGCGCAGACCGCCTGGGTGGAGGTCGTCGGCCGGGCCGTGCAGGGCGTGGGCGGTGCGCTGATCGCGCCGTCGGCCATGACGTTGCTGATGATGCTCTTCGCACACGACCCGAAGGAGCTCGGCAAGGCCATGGCGCTCTACGGCGCCGCAGCTCCGGCGGGCGGCACGGCCGGTGTGTTCCTCGGGGGCCTGTTCACCGAGTGGCTGAGCTGGCCGTGGATCTTCGTCATATACGTCCCGATCGGCGTCGCCACCCTCGCCGCCACGAAGCTCCTGCCGGACGTCGGCAGCAGCCGCGGTGCCGTCGACGTGCTCGGAGCGGCCGCGGTCACCGGCGGCCTGGCGCTCGCCGTGTTCGCCGTCGTCCGCGCGCCGGAGGCAGGCTGGACCGCCACCGGCACCGTGCTTCAACTGACCGGCGCCGCCGCGCTGCTCGTGCTCTTCCTCGTGATCCAGAAGACGGTGCGCGAACCGTTGATGCCGCTCGGCATCTGGCGCGTCCCGCGGCTCGGCTCGGCCAACCTTGCGATGGCCCTGCTCGGCGCCGCGTGGATCCCCATGTGGTACTTCCTCAACCTCTACCTCCAGCAGGTCCTCGGCTACGGCGCCTTCGCCTCGGGTGCCGCGCTGCTGCCGATGACCGGCCTCCTGATGATCTTCATGACCACGATCACCGCGAGGCTGCTCGCGAAGTTCGGGGCCAAGGCGCTGATCGGCGCCGGACTGCTCGTGCTCGCCGCCGGTCTGCTGTGGCTGTCCGCCGTCGAGCCTACCGGCACCTTCGTGGTCGATGTGCTGCCCGCGTCGCTGGTCGCCGCGCTGGGCATGTCGCTCGCCTACATCCCGGCGATGATGGCCGCGATGTCCGGGGCACCGCAGGCGCAGGCGGGCCTGGCCTCCGGCATCGTCAACACCACCTACCAGGTGGGCTCGGCACTCGGCCTCGCGGCCCTGACCGCGGTGGCCACGTCGCAGGGCGCCGGCCGGCTGGGCAACCTGCCCGCGCTGACGGCGGGCTTCAGTGCGGCGTTCGCCTGGGCCGCCGCCATCGCCGCGGTGGGCGGGCTCGTCACCCTGCTGGCGATGCGCGGCGACAGGGCCGCGGCGGAGGAGGCCGCGGTTGCTTCGGGGGCACGGGGCGACAAGGCCGCCGTATAA
- a CDS encoding SEL1-like repeat protein, whose amino-acid sequence MLIVSQDIQTRGEALVAAARADDAKTARRHTDFFVLGHRVDEGIPYWEQAVAAGDAFSHYTLARYRKIRGNRPAAEALYRAVADRHSGCAYGLGVLLKENGDPEAAEWFRRGWESGRDLSCKIELGKLLAAEGRLDEAPKFLMSDIEIGDIAVFRWVQLFESIRKEFDRVAADLDAAEAAEDGDAAAAALRPLFDMEKHFRDYPGLTVEAAGYYRRASALSASARVDHAVFLTETETADDVSWFEARGLLVQAHEDGYEGAAYVLGAVHEQRGELADAERWYGLAADAGHPAAQWNLGLLCRRQRRYDEAERWFRQVGEDDEDVVAQLQRIAAAREAGGIAPGKDLHRLPGLRERAEAGDVQASYAYGKILRDWAGAADRHVVRWIEPAAQAGDPEAAYDLAELYRSMRRQPAVRDDWYRRSAEAGHHDACNEMGWLSEHHRDYQEAERWYVRAAEDGSSLNAMLAGKLKAQRGAHDEAEPYLRKVWEEDGDAAHRTEAAGYYGLVLHRLGRLTEAVEPLRMAAAKWDEDVRARYSPDDLVVLARTADPAKELAEVEVALAAGQS is encoded by the coding sequence ATGTTGATCGTGAGTCAGGACATACAGACCCGGGGAGAGGCGCTCGTCGCCGCAGCACGCGCCGACGACGCGAAGACCGCCCGTCGGCACACCGACTTCTTCGTGCTCGGCCATCGCGTGGACGAAGGCATCCCGTACTGGGAGCAGGCGGTGGCGGCGGGCGACGCGTTCTCGCACTACACCCTTGCCCGGTACCGGAAGATCCGAGGGAACCGGCCGGCGGCGGAGGCCCTATACCGCGCCGTAGCCGACCGCCACTCCGGATGCGCGTACGGACTCGGTGTACTGCTCAAGGAGAACGGCGATCCGGAGGCGGCCGAATGGTTCCGGCGCGGCTGGGAGAGCGGCCGCGACCTGAGCTGCAAGATCGAGCTCGGCAAGCTGCTCGCCGCAGAGGGCCGGCTCGACGAAGCGCCGAAGTTCCTGATGAGCGACATCGAGATCGGCGACATCGCGGTCTTCCGCTGGGTGCAGCTCTTCGAGTCGATCCGCAAGGAGTTCGACCGCGTGGCCGCGGACCTCGACGCCGCGGAGGCGGCGGAGGACGGGGACGCGGCGGCAGCGGCCCTACGACCGCTCTTCGACATGGAGAAGCACTTCCGCGACTACCCGGGCCTGACCGTGGAGGCCGCGGGCTACTACCGCCGAGCCTCCGCGCTCAGCGCGTCGGCCCGCGTGGACCACGCCGTATTCCTCACGGAGACAGAGACCGCCGACGACGTCTCCTGGTTCGAGGCGCGCGGCCTGCTGGTCCAGGCCCACGAGGACGGCTACGAAGGCGCCGCGTACGTGCTCGGGGCCGTCCACGAGCAGCGCGGCGAGCTCGCCGACGCCGAGCGCTGGTACGGCCTCGCGGCCGACGCCGGGCACCCGGCCGCCCAGTGGAACCTCGGGCTCCTCTGCCGACGGCAGCGGCGGTACGACGAGGCCGAACGCTGGTTCCGGCAGGTCGGTGAGGACGACGAGGACGTCGTCGCACAGCTTCAGCGGATCGCCGCGGCGCGGGAGGCGGGCGGCATCGCGCCCGGCAAGGACTTGCACAGGCTGCCCGGGCTGCGCGAGCGCGCGGAGGCGGGCGACGTCCAGGCCTCGTACGCGTACGGGAAGATCCTCCGCGACTGGGCCGGCGCGGCCGACCGCCACGTGGTCCGCTGGATCGAGCCCGCGGCGCAGGCCGGCGACCCGGAGGCGGCGTACGACCTCGCGGAGCTGTACCGCTCGATGCGCAGGCAGCCCGCCGTGCGCGATGACTGGTACCGCAGGTCCGCCGAGGCGGGACACCACGACGCGTGCAACGAGATGGGCTGGCTCTCCGAGCACCACCGCGACTACCAGGAGGCCGAGCGCTGGTACGTCCGCGCGGCCGAGGACGGCTCGTCGCTGAACGCCATGCTCGCGGGCAAGCTGAAGGCGCAGCGCGGCGCGCACGACGAGGCGGAGCCCTATCTCCGCAAGGTCTGGGAAGAGGACGGCGACGCCGCGCACCGGACTGAGGCGGCGGGGTACTACGGACTGGTCCTGCACCGGCTCGGTCGACTCACGGAAGCCGTGGAACCGCTGCGTATGGCTGCCGCGAAGTGGGACGAGGACGTGCGTGCTCGTTACAGCCCGGACGACCTTGTTGTCCTGGCCCGGACGGCCGACCCGGCGAAGGAACTCGCGGAGGTGGAGGTTGCGTTGGCGGCGGGACAGTCCTGA
- a CDS encoding FAD-dependent monooxygenase, producing MTAPLDVLVVGAGPTGLALAAQLREYGARFRVVDRSLDRVRESRALVVQPRTLEVLAGGGVADELVARGNTAIQVRMHVPRRVVSLRLFDIGLTDTAYPFLLFLSQAETEQVLSEHLGARGVTVERGVELVRTEVNGSHTVCWLRGRDGVEEAVAARYVVGCDGAHSTVRQQAGIGFEGYAYPQTFLLADLEVDGLEPKGAVHSYVSGSGMLFFFPLGSPASWRLLAMRPPDLPDTEVTPALLQEITRRYADDGLLLRDPAWMTDFRLHNRGAAHYRAGRCFLAGDAAHIHSPAGGQGMNTGIQDALNLGWKLALVCRGAAPEELLETYEVERAPVGRLVRRLTDRAFTIGTSGNPVIRFARNQLAPYVAPLVLRARPLRRRLFRTVSELGIHYRRSPLSVGGSRTPRRGPRAGDRLPDLPRGLQSLTATTGWHLLLAGPPSLWPDQRLAPLLEGRADLVTVHRIGDRSPWPPGVAHGLVRPDGHLGYVAEGADLEGLGAYLAQWVRREPRSR from the coding sequence ATGACAGCGCCACTGGACGTGCTGGTGGTCGGTGCAGGTCCGACCGGGCTTGCGCTTGCCGCGCAGTTGAGGGAGTACGGGGCTCGGTTTCGGGTCGTCGACCGATCTCTTGATCGGGTGCGGGAGTCGCGGGCGCTGGTCGTGCAGCCTCGGACGCTTGAGGTACTCGCCGGGGGCGGGGTGGCGGATGAGTTGGTGGCTCGCGGCAACACCGCGATACAGGTGCGGATGCATGTGCCTCGGCGGGTCGTGTCGTTGCGGCTCTTCGACATCGGGCTGACCGACACCGCCTATCCCTTCCTGCTGTTCCTTTCGCAGGCCGAGACCGAGCAGGTTCTCAGCGAGCATCTTGGCGCGCGGGGCGTGACGGTCGAGCGGGGCGTTGAGCTGGTTCGGACAGAGGTGAACGGCTCGCACACTGTGTGTTGGTTGCGCGGGCGTGACGGGGTGGAGGAGGCCGTTGCGGCGCGGTACGTCGTGGGGTGCGACGGTGCCCACAGCACCGTTCGTCAGCAGGCGGGCATCGGCTTCGAGGGGTACGCCTATCCGCAGACGTTTCTGCTCGCCGACCTGGAGGTCGACGGCCTGGAGCCGAAAGGGGCCGTGCACTCGTACGTGAGCGGGAGCGGGATGCTGTTCTTCTTCCCCCTCGGGTCGCCCGCCTCCTGGCGTCTGCTCGCCATGCGGCCGCCCGATCTGCCGGATACGGAGGTGACGCCGGCCCTGCTTCAGGAGATCACCAGGCGCTATGCCGACGACGGCCTGCTGCTGCGGGACCCGGCCTGGATGACGGACTTCCGGCTCCACAATCGCGGCGCCGCCCACTACCGCGCCGGGCGCTGCTTCCTCGCCGGCGACGCGGCCCACATTCACAGTCCCGCCGGCGGGCAGGGGATGAACACCGGGATCCAGGACGCGCTCAACCTCGGCTGGAAGCTCGCCCTGGTGTGCCGGGGTGCCGCACCCGAGGAACTGCTGGAGACGTACGAGGTCGAGCGCGCCCCTGTCGGGCGACTCGTCCGGCGTCTCACCGATCGCGCCTTCACGATCGGCACCAGCGGCAACCCGGTCATCCGCTTCGCCCGTAACCAACTGGCCCCGTATGTCGCCCCGTTGGTGCTGCGCGCGCGGCCGCTGCGCAGGCGGCTCTTCCGCACCGTCTCCGAGCTCGGCATCCACTACCGTCGCAGCCCGCTGTCCGTTGGGGGCTCGCGCACACCGCGGCGTGGGCCGCGAGCGGGGGACCGGCTGCCCGACCTGCCCCGGGGGCTACAGAGCCTGACCGCCACAACGGGCTGGCACCTGCTCCTGGCCGGGCCGCCGAGCCTCTGGCCCGACCAGCGGCTCGCCCCGCTTCTGGAGGGCCGGGCCGACCTCGTCACGGTGCACCGGATCGGCGACCGCAGCCCCTGGCCGCCCGGCGTCGCCCATGGCCTCGTACGCCCCGACGGGCACCTCGGCTACGTCGCCGAGGGGGCGGACCTGGAGGGGCTCGGCGCCTATCTCGCCCAGTGGGTGCGGCGAGAGCCCCGTTCCCGTTGA
- a CDS encoding DinB family protein yields MIDEFAKDNLHGRLRRDREALLWKLDGLSEYDARRPLTATGTNLLGLVKHVATVEARYFGEVFDRPSPEPLPRWQDYTGDDLWATEDETRDQIIGFYRRTWEHSDATINELPLDAPGHVPWWTEPCPNTNLFAVMLHVLSESIRHAGHADILREGLDGRTGVRPEYEQPIDEEARAAYCAKIEQAARSAVQGRSAVSP; encoded by the coding sequence ATGATCGATGAATTCGCGAAGGACAACCTGCACGGGAGACTTCGGCGGGACCGCGAGGCGTTGCTCTGGAAACTCGACGGCTTGTCCGAATACGACGCCCGCCGACCTTTGACAGCGACCGGGACCAATCTCCTCGGCCTGGTCAAACACGTGGCCACCGTCGAGGCCAGGTACTTCGGCGAGGTCTTCGACCGCCCTTCCCCGGAACCCCTGCCCCGGTGGCAGGACTACACCGGCGACGATCTGTGGGCGACCGAGGACGAGACCCGCGATCAGATCATCGGGTTCTACCGGCGCACGTGGGAACACTCGGACGCGACGATCAACGAGCTTCCCCTCGACGCCCCCGGCCACGTGCCGTGGTGGACGGAGCCCTGTCCGAACACGAACCTGTTCGCCGTCATGCTCCATGTCCTCAGCGAGTCCATCCGGCATGCCGGGCACGCCGATATCCTGCGCGAGGGCCTCGACGGCAGGACCGGGGTGCGCCCCGAATACGAGCAGCCGATCGACGAGGAAGCCCGTGCAGCCTACTGCGCGAAGATCGAGCAGGCCGCCAGGTCGGCCGTCCAGGGCCGGTCAGCCGTATCGCCGTAG
- a CDS encoding pirin family protein: MSNLDREAVPAVCGGRGFVVAEPVRELLSPRRVKLGESSEVRRLLPNLGRRMVGAWCFVDHYGPDDIADEPGMQVPPHPHMGLQTVSWLHQGEVLHRDSTGSLQTIRPRELGLMTSGRAISHSEESPRVHARYLHGAQLWVALPDTDRHTEPRFEHHTELPTVTAPGLTATLILGALDGAASPGTTYTPLVGADLTLAQGADVRLPLEPDFEYAVLSMSGEAQVDGVPVLPGSMLYLGCGRTELPLRATSDAGLMLLGGEPFEEELIMFWNWIARSQEEIEQARRDWMSGTRFGEVKGYDGAPLPAPELPVTRLKPRGRVR; this comes from the coding sequence ATGAGCAATCTTGATCGCGAGGCCGTGCCCGCGGTGTGCGGTGGCCGTGGCTTCGTCGTGGCGGAGCCCGTACGGGAACTCCTCAGCCCGCGCCGGGTCAAGCTCGGCGAGTCCTCCGAAGTGCGCCGACTGCTGCCCAACCTGGGTCGCCGCATGGTGGGCGCCTGGTGCTTCGTCGATCACTACGGCCCCGACGACATCGCCGACGAGCCGGGGATGCAGGTGCCGCCGCACCCGCACATGGGGCTCCAGACGGTGAGCTGGCTGCATCAGGGCGAGGTGCTGCACCGCGACTCCACGGGCAGTCTCCAGACGATCCGCCCGCGCGAACTGGGCCTGATGACCTCCGGTCGGGCGATCAGCCACTCCGAGGAGAGCCCGCGCGTCCATGCCCGCTACCTGCACGGCGCCCAGCTCTGGGTCGCCCTCCCCGATACCGACCGCCACACCGAGCCCCGCTTCGAGCACCACACGGAACTGCCGACGGTCACCGCGCCGGGTCTGACGGCGACCCTGATCCTCGGCGCCCTCGACGGAGCGGCCTCCCCCGGAACGACGTACACCCCTCTGGTCGGCGCCGACCTCACCCTCGCCCAGGGCGCGGACGTACGCCTCCCCCTGGAACCGGACTTCGAGTACGCCGTCCTGTCCATGTCCGGCGAGGCTCAGGTCGACGGCGTTCCCGTCCTCCCCGGTTCCATGCTCTACCTCGGCTGCGGCCGCACCGAACTCCCCCTCCGCGCCACCTCGGACGCGGGCCTGATGCTCCTCGGCGGCGAGCCGTTCGAGGAGGAACTGATCATGTTCTGGAACTGGATCGCCCGGTCCCAGGAGGAGATCGAACAGGCCCGCCGGGACTGGATGTCAGGCACCCGCTTCGGCGAGGTGAAGGGCTACGACGGCGCTCCGCTGCCCGCTCCCGAGCTGCCGGTGACGCGGCTGAAGCCGCGGGGTCGGGTGCGTTGA
- a CDS encoding MarR family winged helix-turn-helix transcriptional regulator: protein MSTAEAGATPGFLVWRLSMKWRVAVDRAVAPLGLTHAQYALVASLYGMHRGGLRPSQRRLADHTGLEPLYVSKLARSLESAGLLERTRDPNDPRAVQLALTERGHEQTRQAIKVVHGLLQQLLAPLGGLDSARTQEFTRDLAILLDAPLDPLAIDGDSDKSNADKSNEEQS, encoded by the coding sequence ATGAGTACGGCTGAAGCGGGCGCGACGCCCGGATTCCTGGTCTGGCGCCTGTCCATGAAGTGGCGGGTCGCGGTCGACCGCGCGGTGGCCCCACTGGGGCTGACGCACGCTCAGTACGCCCTGGTGGCATCGCTGTACGGCATGCACCGCGGCGGACTGCGCCCGAGCCAGCGACGGCTCGCCGACCACACCGGACTCGAACCGCTCTACGTCTCCAAGCTCGCCCGCTCCCTGGAGTCCGCGGGGCTCCTGGAGCGCACCCGTGACCCGAACGATCCGCGCGCGGTACAGCTCGCGCTCACCGAGCGGGGCCATGAGCAGACCCGGCAGGCGATCAAGGTCGTCCACGGGCTGCTTCAGCAGTTGCTGGCACCGCTGGGCGGCTTGGACAGCGCGCGCACCCAGGAGTTCACCCGGGACCTCGCCATCCTGCTCGACGCACCTCTCGACCCACTCGCCATCGATGGCGATTCCGACAAGTCCAACGCCGACAAGTCCAACGAGGAGCAGTCATGA